One stretch of Actinacidiphila sp. DG2A-62 DNA includes these proteins:
- a CDS encoding carbohydrate ABC transporter permease — translation MKQRPNYLAGFASLVWLFLIGLPLYVMLAATLRTRSDYADNGPLSFPRHWTLHNYTQDFSNGFGKFFLNTVWVTLAVVAIVLLLVPPLAYAIVRSRGRLTTGVFRLFLLGLAIPAQAVIVPMFYVISKAGLYDNLIGVILPTAAFSLPVCALILTGVMRDITPDLYEAMAMDGAPPWRVFFQLVLPLSKGGLSTIVVFSALQAWNGFLFPLVLTQSDSSKVITLGLYNFQTEHGIDIPGVLAAVVLSMLPIFIVYLFARRALVQGLMGVGGK, via the coding sequence ATGAAGCAACGCCCCAACTACCTCGCCGGCTTCGCCTCGCTCGTCTGGTTGTTCCTGATCGGGCTGCCGCTGTACGTGATGCTGGCCGCGACGCTGCGCACCCGCAGCGACTATGCGGACAACGGCCCGCTGTCCTTCCCCCGGCACTGGACGCTGCACAACTACACGCAGGACTTCTCCAACGGCTTCGGGAAGTTCTTCCTCAACACCGTCTGGGTCACCCTCGCGGTGGTGGCGATCGTGCTGCTGCTGGTGCCGCCGCTGGCGTACGCGATCGTGCGCAGCCGCGGCCGGCTGACCACCGGCGTCTTCCGGCTGTTCCTGCTGGGCCTGGCGATCCCCGCGCAGGCGGTGATCGTGCCGATGTTCTACGTGATCAGCAAGGCCGGGCTCTACGACAACCTGATCGGCGTGATCCTGCCGACCGCGGCGTTCTCGCTGCCGGTGTGCGCGCTGATCCTCACCGGCGTGATGCGGGACATCACCCCGGACCTGTACGAGGCGATGGCCATGGACGGCGCGCCGCCGTGGCGGGTGTTCTTCCAGCTGGTGCTGCCGCTGTCGAAGGGCGGGCTGTCCACCATCGTGGTCTTCTCCGCGCTCCAGGCGTGGAACGGCTTCCTGTTCCCGCTGGTGCTGACCCAGTCGGACTCCTCGAAGGTCATCACCCTCGGCCTCTACAACTTCCAGACCGAGCACGGCATCGACATCCCCGGCGTGCTGGCCGCGGTCGTGCTGTCGATGCTGCCCATCTTCATCGTCTACCTGTTCGCCCGCCGTGCCCTGGTCCAGGGGCTGATGGGCGTCGGAGGAAAGTGA
- a CDS encoding carbohydrate ABC transporter permease, producing MTTTTSPVARRRTGRTAGRSTGRSGAAVIRPGFAWAVPATLFFVLFAVLPLVLVAVLSFTSWNGLGSPQWTGVDNWKALIHDHTMIQSLWLSVLITVLGVVVQTPLSLLLGVWAAGRQRNRAVLSAVYFIPLLLSATAISVLWRALLDPNFGVPAQAKWLFGDGNLLGMQSGAIGVLVFVGAWQYTPFHTLIYQGAARAIPQVLYQAAAIDGASTLRQFWHITLPQLRNTMITSMILMVVGGLTTFDTVLILTQGGPGTDTTISAYYMYQKAFKGFDFGGGSAIALVLVVIATVVSLVVVRFSGYDKMRSSAEGL from the coding sequence ATGACCACCACCACCTCACCGGTGGCCAGGCGCCGGACCGGCCGGACCGCCGGCCGGTCCACCGGCCGGTCCGGCGCCGCGGTGATCCGCCCGGGCTTCGCCTGGGCGGTCCCCGCCACCTTGTTCTTCGTCCTGTTCGCCGTGCTCCCGCTGGTGCTGGTCGCGGTGCTCTCCTTCACCTCCTGGAACGGCCTCGGGTCGCCGCAGTGGACCGGCGTGGACAACTGGAAGGCGCTGATCCACGACCACACGATGATCCAGAGCCTGTGGCTCAGCGTGCTGATCACCGTCCTCGGCGTGGTGGTGCAGACACCGCTGAGCCTGCTGCTGGGCGTGTGGGCGGCCGGCCGGCAGCGCAATCGCGCGGTGCTCTCGGCGGTCTACTTCATCCCGCTGCTGCTGTCCGCGACCGCGATCTCGGTGCTGTGGCGGGCGCTGCTCGACCCGAACTTCGGCGTGCCCGCCCAGGCCAAGTGGCTGTTCGGCGACGGCAATCTGCTGGGCATGCAGTCCGGTGCGATCGGGGTGCTGGTGTTCGTCGGCGCCTGGCAGTACACGCCGTTCCACACCCTCATCTACCAGGGCGCGGCGCGGGCCATCCCGCAGGTGCTCTACCAGGCGGCGGCGATCGACGGGGCGAGCACCCTGCGGCAGTTCTGGCACATCACGCTGCCGCAGCTGCGGAACACGATGATCACCTCGATGATCCTGATGGTCGTCGGCGGCCTCACCACGTTCGACACCGTGCTGATCCTCACCCAGGGCGGTCCGGGCACCGACACCACCATCAGCGCCTACTACATGTACCAGAAGGCGTTCAAGGGCTTCGACTTCGGCGGCGGCTCGGCCATCGCCCTGGTCCTGGTGGTCATCGCCACGGTCGTCTCGCTGGTCGTCGTGCGCTTCTCCGGCTACGACAAGATGCGCAGCTCCGCGGAGGGCCTGTGA
- a CDS encoding ABC transporter substrate-binding protein, which yields MKKRAWLPRAAAGGTALVLGLTLAACGGGGSGSGGGSGSFHVLVYGDANNKVEKQLVDTFNKTSKVKAVLDTIPGADYQQKLQTIINTKQAPDVFFDWGAGSIQPFVKAGLLQPLDGMIAKDPGLKSNFLPSVFNTAVVDGKSYGIPMRGTQPVLLFNNQKVLADAGLSAPKTWDDLLNAVSVLKSKGKTPIALGGGDQWPTLMWFEYLYDRVAGPGLFEKAMGGDKSAWDSADSRKALSMLKQLVDAGAFGKNFDSVKYTDGGSVALVATGKAGFELMGSWYYSQQQTDHPDFAKSGLGYSSFPTVPGGKGDPNDIAGNTNNYYSVMKKAKNQDAIAQFLKLMYSDEFVKAQLSIGNLPTTTNTPQFLNTSANPAYSQYQYDLVKKAPSFQLSWDQAYPPSAMTPMHQAVQEFFDGKLDADGFIKAMQALPTS from the coding sequence ATGAAGAAGCGCGCTTGGCTCCCACGCGCCGCCGCAGGCGGCACCGCTCTCGTGCTCGGCCTAACCCTCGCCGCCTGCGGTGGCGGCGGCAGCGGTTCGGGTGGCGGCTCCGGTTCGTTCCACGTGCTCGTCTACGGCGACGCGAACAACAAGGTCGAGAAGCAGCTCGTCGACACGTTCAACAAGACCTCGAAGGTCAAGGCCGTCCTGGACACCATCCCGGGCGCGGACTACCAGCAGAAGCTGCAGACGATCATCAACACCAAGCAGGCCCCCGACGTCTTCTTCGACTGGGGCGCCGGCAGCATCCAGCCCTTCGTCAAGGCCGGCCTCCTCCAGCCCCTCGACGGCATGATCGCCAAGGACCCGGGACTCAAGAGCAACTTCCTGCCCTCGGTGTTCAACACCGCGGTGGTGGACGGGAAGTCCTACGGCATCCCGATGCGCGGAACCCAGCCGGTGCTGCTGTTCAACAACCAGAAGGTGCTCGCCGACGCCGGACTGAGCGCGCCGAAGACCTGGGACGACCTGCTCAACGCGGTCAGCGTGCTGAAGTCCAAGGGCAAGACGCCGATCGCGCTCGGCGGCGGCGACCAGTGGCCGACGCTGATGTGGTTCGAGTACCTCTACGACCGGGTCGCCGGCCCCGGCCTGTTCGAGAAGGCGATGGGCGGCGACAAGAGCGCCTGGGACAGCGCGGACAGCCGCAAGGCGCTGAGCATGCTCAAGCAGCTCGTCGACGCCGGCGCGTTCGGCAAGAACTTCGACTCCGTGAAGTACACCGACGGCGGCTCGGTGGCCCTGGTCGCGACCGGCAAGGCCGGCTTCGAGCTGATGGGCTCCTGGTACTACTCGCAACAGCAGACCGACCACCCGGACTTCGCCAAGAGCGGCCTGGGCTACAGCTCCTTCCCGACCGTGCCCGGCGGCAAGGGCGACCCGAACGACATCGCCGGCAACACCAACAACTACTACTCGGTGATGAAGAAGGCGAAGAACCAGGACGCGATAGCGCAGTTCCTGAAGCTGATGTACAGCGACGAGTTCGTGAAGGCCCAGCTGTCCATCGGGAACCTGCCGACCACCACCAACACCCCGCAGTTCCTGAACACCTCGGCCAACCCCGCGTACTCGCAGTACCAGTACGACCTGGTCAAGAAGGCCCCGTCGTTCCAGCTGTCGTGGGACCAGGCGTACCCGCCGTCGGCGATGACGCCGATGCACCAGGCCGTCCAGGAGTTCTTCGACGGCAAGCTCGACGCCGACGGCTTCATCAAGGCCATGCAGGCCCTGCCGACGTCCTGA
- a CDS encoding glycoside hydrolase family 3 N-terminal domain-containing protein: MTGTVVEETDSAAPAWRDPSLAPETRADALIAAMTLQEKVAQLFGVWVGASDEGGEVAPFQHEMEEPVDLGSLLPQGLGQLTRPFGTAPVDPALGALSLLRTQRAIIAANRFGIPALAHEECLAGFAAWGATAYPVPLAWGATFDPELIAEMAGRIGRDMRAVGVHQGLAPVLDVVRDARWGRVEETVGEDPYLVGTVATAYVKGLESAGIVATLKHFAGYSASRAGRNLAPVGMGPREFADVILPPFEMAVRESGVRSVMSAYTDIDGLPSAADAGLLTGLLRDTWGFSGTVVADYFGIAFLKTLHGVAGTLGEAAGAALAAGVDVELPTVKAFAEPLLKAIADGTVDEATVDRALRRVLAQKAQLGLLDPDFDPVPAALAGADLEDAGALRGSVDLDTADNRAVARKVAEQSVVLLRNDGILPLSRPARIALIGPNADVPTAVLGCYSFPVHVGSQHPELPLGIELPTLREALAAEFPDSEITWAVGASVDGPDTGGIAEAVRLAAGADVVVLALGDRAGLFGRGTSGEGCDVESLELPGVQRRLLDELLDTGTPLVLTLLAGRPYALGRAVDEAAAVVQTFFAGEEGTGAVAGVLSGRVNPSGRLPVSVPRRPGVQPSTYLAARLGQSSEVSSIDPTPAYAFGHGLSYTSFHWTELEVESLRCDTAGEVRLAFTVRNTGDREGAEVVQVYAHDPVASVVQPVQRLIGYRRLELAPGAAARVRLSVPADLVSFTGRDGRRIVEPGELELRLGASSADQRLTVACTLTGEVRQLDHTRRLHARWEVEEPAAR; this comes from the coding sequence GTGACCGGCACCGTGGTCGAAGAGACAGATTCCGCTGCTCCCGCCTGGCGGGACCCCTCGCTCGCGCCCGAGACCCGGGCGGACGCGCTGATCGCCGCGATGACCCTCCAGGAGAAGGTCGCGCAACTGTTCGGCGTGTGGGTGGGCGCGTCCGACGAGGGCGGCGAGGTCGCGCCCTTCCAGCACGAGATGGAGGAACCGGTGGACCTCGGGTCGCTGCTGCCGCAGGGACTCGGACAGCTCACCCGGCCGTTCGGCACCGCGCCCGTCGACCCCGCGCTGGGCGCGCTGTCGCTGCTACGCACCCAACGGGCGATCATCGCGGCGAACCGTTTCGGGATACCCGCGCTGGCCCACGAGGAGTGCCTGGCCGGCTTCGCCGCCTGGGGCGCCACCGCCTATCCGGTGCCGCTGGCCTGGGGCGCGACGTTCGACCCGGAGCTGATCGCCGAGATGGCCGGCCGGATCGGCCGCGACATGCGCGCGGTCGGCGTCCACCAGGGCCTGGCCCCGGTGCTCGACGTGGTGCGCGACGCCCGCTGGGGCCGGGTCGAGGAGACCGTCGGCGAGGACCCGTACCTGGTGGGCACGGTCGCCACCGCCTATGTGAAGGGCCTGGAGTCGGCCGGGATCGTCGCCACGCTCAAGCACTTCGCCGGCTACTCCGCCTCCCGGGCCGGGCGCAATCTGGCGCCGGTCGGGATGGGGCCGCGGGAGTTCGCCGACGTGATCCTGCCGCCGTTCGAGATGGCGGTGCGCGAGAGCGGCGTGCGGTCGGTGATGAGCGCCTACACCGACATCGACGGTCTGCCCTCGGCCGCCGACGCCGGACTGCTGACCGGGCTGCTCCGGGACACCTGGGGCTTTTCCGGCACGGTCGTCGCCGACTACTTCGGCATCGCGTTCCTCAAGACGCTGCACGGCGTGGCGGGCACCCTCGGCGAGGCCGCGGGCGCGGCGCTCGCCGCGGGCGTGGACGTCGAGCTGCCGACGGTGAAGGCGTTCGCCGAGCCGCTGCTCAAAGCGATCGCCGACGGGACGGTGGACGAGGCGACCGTCGACCGGGCGCTGCGCAGGGTGCTCGCGCAGAAGGCCCAACTCGGTCTGCTCGACCCGGACTTCGACCCGGTGCCGGCGGCGCTGGCCGGCGCCGACCTGGAGGACGCGGGCGCGCTGCGCGGCTCGGTGGACCTGGACACCGCGGACAACCGCGCGGTCGCCCGCAAGGTCGCGGAGCAGAGCGTGGTGCTGCTGCGCAACGACGGCATCCTGCCGCTGTCCCGCCCGGCGCGGATCGCGCTGATCGGTCCCAACGCCGATGTGCCGACCGCGGTGCTGGGCTGCTACTCCTTCCCCGTGCACGTCGGCTCGCAGCACCCGGAACTGCCGCTGGGCATCGAACTGCCCACCCTGCGCGAGGCGTTGGCGGCGGAGTTCCCGGACAGCGAGATCACCTGGGCGGTCGGCGCGAGCGTGGACGGGCCGGACACCGGCGGGATCGCCGAGGCGGTGCGGCTGGCCGCCGGGGCGGACGTGGTGGTGCTGGCGCTGGGCGACCGGGCCGGGCTCTTCGGGCGCGGCACCAGCGGTGAGGGCTGCGACGTCGAGTCCCTCGAACTGCCGGGCGTGCAGCGGCGGTTGCTGGACGAGCTGCTGGACACCGGCACCCCGTTGGTGCTGACGCTGCTGGCCGGGCGGCCGTACGCGCTCGGCCGGGCGGTGGACGAGGCCGCGGCGGTGGTGCAGACGTTCTTCGCCGGCGAGGAGGGCACCGGCGCGGTCGCGGGCGTGCTCAGCGGACGGGTCAACCCCTCCGGGCGGCTGCCGGTCAGCGTGCCGCGCCGGCCCGGCGTGCAGCCGTCGACGTACCTGGCCGCGCGGCTGGGCCAGAGCAGCGAGGTCTCCAGCATCGACCCCACCCCCGCGTACGCCTTCGGGCACGGGCTGTCGTACACCTCGTTCCACTGGACGGAGCTGGAGGTGGAGAGTCTGCGGTGCGACACCGCGGGCGAGGTCCGGCTGGCGTTCACCGTGCGCAACACCGGCGACCGCGAGGGCGCCGAGGTGGTGCAGGTGTACGCGCACGACCCGGTGGCCTCGGTGGTGCAGCCGGTGCAGCGGCTGATCGGCTACCGGCGGCTGGAACTGGCGCCCGGCGCCGCGGCCCGGGTGCGCCTGAGCGTGCCCGCGGACCTGGTGAGCTTCACCGGGCGCGACGGGCGGCGGATCGTCGAGCCGGGAGAGCTGGAACTGCGGCTCGGCGCGTCGTCCGCGGACCAGCGGCTGACGGTCGCGTGCACCCTCACCGGCGAGGTGCGGCAGCTCGACCACACCCGCCGGCTGCACGCGCGGTGGGAGGTCGAGGAGCCGGCCGCGCGCTGA
- a CDS encoding benzoate/H(+) symporter BenE family transporter: protein MAPHSARTAPRSARAIRAVRAVAPPSAVTAGLVTVLVGVTSSAAVVFTAARAAGADSAEVASWMLALGVGLGATSIGLSLRHRVPVVTAWSTPGAALLATGLVGVPMADAVGAFLLSAVLILLSGVTGWFARVMDAVPVPLTAALLAGVLLQFGTGLFSSMHGGFRIAFPMFAAYLAARRFLPRYAVLLALAAGVAATTATGGWHAGGVRLSPAAPVFTAPHLGWHTLLGVGVPLYVVTMAGQNLPGVAVLRGAGYDVPISPLLGWTGAVNAVLAPFGAFGLNLAAITAAICCGEQAHPDRARRFLAAVWAGVFYLCVALLAGTIGALLTAMPPALVLGIAGIGLLGTIGGSLHSALADEGMREAAVVTFAATASGVTLLGIGSAFWGLLAGALTAAVTRGGLRPRPDRAAVEAAERDAAPAQDGRAAADAATAPAP, encoded by the coding sequence ATGGCTCCGCACTCCGCCCGCACCGCCCCGCGCTCCGCACGTGCGATACGCGCCGTACGCGCCGTCGCACCGCCCTCCGCCGTCACCGCCGGACTGGTCACCGTCCTGGTGGGGGTGACCAGTTCGGCGGCCGTGGTCTTCACCGCGGCGCGGGCCGCCGGCGCGGACTCCGCAGAGGTGGCCTCCTGGATGCTGGCGCTCGGCGTGGGCCTGGGCGCGACGTCCATCGGGCTGTCGCTGCGCCACCGCGTCCCCGTGGTCACCGCGTGGTCGACGCCGGGCGCGGCGCTGCTGGCGACCGGGCTGGTGGGCGTGCCGATGGCCGACGCGGTCGGCGCGTTCCTGCTGTCGGCCGTGCTGATCCTGCTCAGCGGGGTGACCGGCTGGTTCGCCCGGGTGATGGACGCGGTGCCGGTGCCGCTGACGGCGGCGCTGCTCGCGGGTGTGCTGCTGCAGTTCGGCACCGGCTTGTTCAGCTCGATGCACGGCGGCTTCCGGATCGCCTTCCCGATGTTCGCGGCCTACCTGGCCGCCCGCCGCTTCCTGCCGCGCTACGCGGTGCTGTTGGCGCTCGCCGCGGGCGTCGCGGCCACCACCGCGACCGGCGGCTGGCACGCCGGCGGGGTGCGGCTGTCCCCCGCCGCGCCGGTGTTCACCGCGCCGCACCTGGGCTGGCACACCCTGCTGGGCGTGGGCGTGCCGCTGTACGTGGTGACCATGGCGGGGCAGAACCTGCCGGGCGTGGCGGTGCTGCGCGGCGCCGGTTACGACGTGCCGATCTCGCCGCTGCTCGGCTGGACCGGCGCGGTGAACGCGGTGCTCGCGCCGTTCGGCGCCTTCGGCCTCAACCTGGCGGCGATCACCGCCGCGATCTGCTGCGGCGAGCAGGCCCACCCGGACCGCGCCCGGCGCTTTCTGGCCGCGGTCTGGGCGGGCGTGTTCTACCTGTGCGTGGCGCTGCTCGCCGGGACGATCGGCGCGCTGCTGACCGCCATGCCGCCGGCGCTGGTGCTGGGCATCGCCGGGATCGGGCTGCTGGGCACCATCGGCGGCTCGCTGCACAGCGCGCTGGCCGACGAGGGGATGCGCGAGGCCGCGGTGGTGACCTTCGCGGCGACCGCGTCCGGCGTGACGCTGCTCGGCATCGGCTCCGCCTTCTGGGGCCTGCTCGCCGGGGCCCTCACCGCCGCGGTCACCCGCGGCGGCCTGCGGCCGCGGCCCGACCGCGCGGCCGTGGAGGCGGCGGAGCGCGACGCGGCGCCGGCGCAGGACGGCCGCGCGGCGGCGGACGCGGCGACGGCGCCGGCCCCGTAG
- a CDS encoding LacI family DNA-binding transcriptional regulator, producing MDVAGETGRVTLAQVAETAGVSISTVSKVLNGRQDVSAPTRLKIERLLEQHGYRRSTRAAPEAPLIEIVFHELDAIWAMELILGVEAVAKDNGASVVLTESGTRHSPGPEWIEGVLRRRPVGVILVFSSLPQGFKQQLRSRSIPFVIIDPAGDPEPDVPSVGSANWSGGLAATRHLIEYGHRRIGIITGPEDMMCSLARLDGYRSAMTTAGLEIDPELIAYGDFHVEGGYAHALDMLGRPDRPTAVFAGSDLQAIGVLEAAAACGLRTPEDLSVVGYDDVAVARWSRPALTTVRQPLRKMAEAGARMLLRPGGPESAATRMELATSLVVRKSTAPLAGAPALIQTF from the coding sequence ATGGATGTTGCAGGGGAGACGGGCCGGGTGACCCTGGCCCAGGTCGCCGAAACTGCCGGGGTGTCGATCTCGACAGTTTCGAAGGTGCTCAACGGACGGCAGGACGTCTCCGCGCCGACGCGACTGAAGATCGAGCGCCTGCTGGAGCAGCACGGCTACCGCAGGAGCACCCGGGCCGCGCCCGAGGCGCCGCTGATCGAGATCGTCTTCCACGAACTCGACGCGATCTGGGCGATGGAGCTGATCCTGGGCGTCGAGGCGGTCGCCAAGGACAACGGCGCCAGCGTGGTGCTGACCGAGAGCGGCACCCGGCACTCGCCCGGTCCGGAGTGGATCGAGGGCGTGCTGCGGCGCCGCCCGGTGGGCGTCATCCTGGTTTTCTCCTCGCTGCCGCAGGGGTTCAAGCAGCAGCTCAGGTCCCGGTCGATCCCCTTCGTCATCATCGACCCGGCCGGCGACCCCGAGCCCGACGTGCCCTCGGTCGGTTCGGCCAACTGGTCCGGCGGGCTGGCCGCGACGCGCCACCTGATCGAGTACGGGCACCGGCGGATCGGCATCATCACCGGGCCCGAGGACATGATGTGCTCGCTGGCCCGGCTGGACGGCTACCGCTCGGCGATGACCACCGCGGGCCTGGAGATCGACCCGGAGCTGATCGCGTACGGGGATTTCCATGTCGAGGGCGGCTACGCCCACGCGCTGGACATGCTGGGCCGGCCCGACCGGCCCACCGCCGTCTTCGCGGGCAGCGACCTGCAGGCGATCGGCGTGCTGGAGGCCGCCGCGGCGTGCGGACTGCGCACGCCGGAGGACCTGTCGGTGGTCGGCTACGACGACGTCGCGGTGGCCCGCTGGTCCCGCCCCGCGCTGACCACGGTCCGCCAGCCGCTGCGCAAGATGGCCGAGGCCGGCGCGCGGATGCTGCTGCGGCCCGGCGGTCCGGAGAGCGCCGCGACCCGGATGGAACTGGCCACCAGCCTGGTGGTCAGGAAGAGCACCGCGCCGCTCGCCGGCGCCCCCGCCCTGATCCAGACCTTTTGA
- a CDS encoding NPCBM/NEW2 domain-containing protein gives MPRLARRLLACATATTLWAGVLGAAAVTTAVVTTAPPAAALDNGLALTPPMGFNDWNAFGCNVDEQLIEQTADYFVSSGLKAAGYTYVNIDDCWMTHSRDAEGRLVPDPVKFPDGIKGTADYVHSKGLKLGIYEDAGTATCAGYPGSLGHESTDARSFADWGVDYLKYDNCNNQSDGSRQDYVNRYTAMRDALAATGRPILFSLCEWGVQNPWEWAGPIGNSWRTTGDINDSWSSMLDIAKANMPLADAAGPGHWNDPDMLEVGNGGMTDTEYRTHFSLWSMMDSPLLIGTDLRKATPATLAILGNKDVIALDQDPLGKQATVLSSDDGRYVLTKPLAGGDRAVALFNSTDRAQRIATTATAAGLPKRGSYAVRDLWQHADRQSAGSLAATVPAHGTVVLRVSAAPAAGAKALLDPPLVDTGVTGGPDHIEPGTSADVDTYVTDLGSLPATRVAVHLDAPAGWTVTPRGGTTAIVLPRGKTLTTPWKVTVPAGTRPGTYALSGTVGYRGPVGGVVTVPLAGGVTVLVPPPSGTSQLSDLDWTSATNGWGPVERDQSNGETAAGDGHPITIGGTVFAKGLGTNAPSTITYYLGGKCSALTTTVGVDDEKDGRGTVEFLVVADGTTVADSGVLTDASGPKQLQAALAGVQNVQLVVTDGGDGNDSDHADWANPQITCA, from the coding sequence ATGCCAAGACTCGCCCGCAGGCTGCTCGCCTGCGCGACCGCCACCACCCTCTGGGCCGGCGTCCTCGGCGCCGCCGCGGTGACCACCGCAGTGGTCACCACCGCGCCGCCCGCCGCCGCCCTGGACAACGGGCTCGCCCTCACGCCCCCGATGGGGTTCAACGACTGGAACGCGTTCGGCTGCAATGTCGATGAGCAGTTGATCGAGCAGACGGCGGACTACTTCGTGTCGTCGGGGTTGAAGGCGGCGGGGTACACGTACGTCAACATCGACGACTGCTGGATGACGCACAGCCGGGATGCGGAGGGCCGTCTGGTGCCCGATCCGGTGAAGTTCCCGGACGGGATCAAGGGGACGGCGGACTATGTCCATTCCAAGGGCTTGAAGCTGGGGATCTACGAGGACGCGGGCACGGCGACGTGTGCGGGGTATCCGGGGAGTCTGGGGCACGAGTCCACCGACGCGCGGTCGTTCGCGGACTGGGGGGTGGACTATCTGAAGTACGACAACTGCAACAACCAGTCGGACGGGTCGCGTCAGGACTATGTGAACCGGTACACCGCGATGCGTGACGCGTTGGCGGCGACGGGCCGGCCGATCCTGTTCAGTCTGTGCGAGTGGGGGGTGCAGAACCCGTGGGAGTGGGCCGGCCCCATCGGCAACTCCTGGCGCACCACCGGCGACATCAACGACAGCTGGTCCAGCATGCTGGACATCGCCAAGGCCAACATGCCGCTGGCCGACGCCGCCGGGCCGGGCCACTGGAACGACCCGGACATGCTGGAGGTCGGCAACGGCGGGATGACCGACACCGAGTACCGCACCCACTTCTCGCTGTGGTCGATGATGGACTCGCCGCTGCTCATCGGCACCGACCTGCGCAAGGCCACCCCCGCCACGCTCGCCATCCTCGGCAACAAGGACGTCATCGCGCTCGACCAGGACCCGCTGGGCAAGCAGGCGACCGTGCTCTCCTCCGACGACGGCCGCTACGTCCTCACCAAGCCGCTGGCCGGCGGCGACCGCGCCGTCGCCCTGTTCAACTCCACCGACCGGGCCCAGCGGATCGCCACCACCGCCACCGCCGCGGGACTGCCCAAGCGCGGCAGCTACGCCGTACGCGACCTGTGGCAGCACGCCGACCGGCAGAGCGCGGGCTCCCTGGCCGCGACCGTGCCCGCGCACGGCACCGTGGTGCTGCGGGTGAGCGCCGCGCCAGCGGCCGGCGCCAAGGCGCTGCTCGACCCGCCGCTCGTGGACACGGGCGTGACCGGCGGACCCGACCACATCGAGCCCGGCACCAGCGCCGACGTCGACACCTACGTCACCGACCTCGGCTCGCTGCCCGCCACCCGGGTCGCCGTGCACCTCGACGCCCCGGCCGGCTGGACCGTCACCCCGCGCGGCGGCACCACCGCGATCGTGCTGCCCCGCGGGAAGACGCTGACCACGCCGTGGAAGGTGACGGTGCCCGCGGGCACCCGGCCCGGCACGTACGCGCTGTCCGGGACGGTCGGCTACCGCGGCCCGGTCGGCGGCGTGGTCACCGTGCCGCTCGCCGGCGGCGTCACCGTCCTCGTCCCGCCGCCGTCCGGCACCAGCCAGCTCAGCGACCTCGACTGGACGTCCGCGACCAACGGATGGGGACCGGTGGAGCGGGACCAGTCCAACGGCGAGACCGCGGCCGGCGACGGCCACCCCATCACCATCGGCGGCACGGTCTTCGCCAAGGGCCTGGGCACCAACGCGCCCAGCACCATCACCTACTACCTCGGCGGCAAGTGCTCCGCGCTGACCACCACGGTCGGCGTGGACGACGAGAAGGACGGCAGGGGCACCGTCGAGTTCCTGGTCGTCGCCGACGGCACGACCGTCGCCGACAGCGGCGTCCTGACCGACGCCTCGGGTCCGAAGCAGCTCCAGGCGGCCCTGGCCGGCGTGCAGAACGTCCAGCTCGTCGTCACCGACGGCGGCGACGGCAACGACAGCGACCACGCGGACTGGGCGAACCCGCAGATCACCTGCGCGTGA
- a CDS encoding Rv1733c family protein has product MRTTVRFWRWRRNTLRRRSDRAEAWVVLVAAVLLCLGAPAAGAVGGLLMAGDAPRAAAGWHQVDAVLLHRSPAAPMTGWGALGSDSVRVAAEVRWTPPGGSPRTGEALVPPSTPAGQQVRIWLDPKGVPQADPTDPTQAQARAVVFGVVTGTATALLVLGGRTAAVAVLNRRRFAALDREWAQVGPTWGHHPA; this is encoded by the coding sequence ATGCGGACCACCGTGAGGTTCTGGCGCTGGCGCCGCAACACGCTCCGCCGGCGCAGCGATCGCGCCGAGGCGTGGGTGGTGCTGGTGGCGGCCGTTCTGCTGTGTCTGGGCGCGCCGGCGGCGGGCGCCGTGGGGGGTCTGCTGATGGCCGGCGACGCGCCGCGGGCCGCCGCCGGCTGGCACCAGGTGGACGCGGTGCTGCTGCACCGCTCCCCCGCCGCGCCGATGACCGGCTGGGGGGCGCTCGGCTCCGACAGCGTACGGGTGGCGGCGGAGGTCCGGTGGACGCCGCCCGGTGGCAGCCCGCGGACCGGTGAGGCGCTGGTCCCGCCGTCCACGCCGGCCGGGCAGCAAGTCCGGATCTGGCTGGACCCGAAGGGCGTGCCGCAGGCCGACCCCACCGATCCGACGCAGGCGCAGGCACGGGCGGTCGTCTTCGGCGTGGTCACGGGCACGGCGACCGCGTTGCTGGTGCTCGGCGGCCGGACGGCGGCGGTGGCGGTGCTGAACCGCCGGCGCTTCGCCGCGCTGGACCGCGAGTGGGCGCAGGTCGGCCCGACGTGGGGCCACCATCCGGCGTGA